A region of the Nitrospirota bacterium genome:
AACGAGACACATCGCATGAATTGTTGATCGGAACGACGACAGCTGAAGAAAGGGAGAACAGCATGAAACATATACTCGCGTTTGCAGCAGGAATCACAGTACTGGGAATGGCGGCGCTTCTACAAGCTGAATCGGTATCGGATAAGCGTGGCCTTACACTGGAGGGCGCCAAGAAAGTTATTGCAGCGACAGTGGCTGAAGCGAAACGTGTCAACGCGCCTGGAGGTTCGATTGCCATCGTCGATGACGGCGGGAATTTGCTGGCTGTGGAACGGTTGGATCAGACCTTTGCCGCTAGTGCGAACATTGCCATCGGCAAAGCGCGCACTTCAGCTCTCTTTAAGAAGCCCACGAAGGTCTTTGAAGATGCGATCAAGGGGGGACGCACCTCGATGGTCACGCTCGGAAGCGATCTTCAGAACTTCACGCCATTGCAGGGCGGCATTCCGCTTGAATGGGAGGGCAAGGTCGTGGGGGCGATTGGGGTCAGTGGGGCAGTCAGTGCTCAGCAGGATGAAGAACTCGCCATTGTCGGTGCCAAATCTCTCGATAACATGGAGATAGCCGGAATGACCAATGGACATACGCCGCTTTCTGTCACCTACATCGAAAGCGACAAAGTGTCGGCCTCATTTGCGAAGGGCGCAGTGCTGGTCGGTGAAGATGAAAATATGATGCACGCAGCCAGAAACTATATGGTGCACGCTAGCCATCGGGACAAGGCGGGCGTCGTTGAAGTCCACGAACTCGATACGGACATTGTTTACGTTCTCAAGGGCTCGGCAGAGCTGATCACCGGCGGTACGCCGGTCGGCTCCAAGACCATTGCGCCGCACGAGTTCCGCGCGCCGACGGTTACCGGTGGTGAGGCGAGAAGGCTCGTCCCGGGGGACGTGGTGATTATTCCGAACGGAGTGCCGCATTGGTTTAAGGAGGTGGAGGCGCCGTTCGATTATTACGTGGTGAAGGTAAGGTGAGGGCTGGGGAGGGTTGGCCTCCTCGCTCGCAGAGCGCGCACGATCAGAATGTGCTCGTTCGATGCGCGCGGTAGAGGCCAATCCCTTCCCAGCCTTTACAGAATCGAGGGACGGATAATCAAACGGCATGGAGAGGGAGTAGGAAGATGAAGAGATGGATGGTGCTCGCCATGATGACGACGATTGTCTCAGGGGGGAACCCGTCGTGGTCGCAGGTGACTGGAGATGCGCCGGGGGTAAGGCCAGATGCCATTGTCGATCTCAAGACCGACGAAGGCGTCGGGTTGCTCAAAGGTCAATGGCGTTACAGCAACGTAAAGATCGTCGATGTCGATCATCATAGCCCCAGCGCAGACCTCGCTCCGTCCGGTCCGCCGAATCGAACACAGGATATTGATCTCCATGCTGGCACAGTAGATTTCGATGATTCCAAATGGGAAATGCTGAAACCGGCACAGTTGGAAGAGCGGCGATCCACTGGACGCCTCTGCTTCAATTGGTATCGCATCAGTGTAACGATCCCGGAGAAGATCGGGCCGTTCGATTCAACAGGCTCAACCGTCGTCTTTGAGGTTGCCGTCGATGACTATGCCGAGGTGTGGGTCGATGGGAAGTTACCGTTGGTGTTGGGCCAGCCTGGGGGACAGTTGATTAAGGGATTCAATGCGCCGAACCGGGTGGTGCTCACCAGGAACGCTCGGCCGAATCAGAAGATTCAGCTGGCTGTGTTCGGCATCAACGGACCTCTCTCGAATCCTCCGGGCAATTTCATCTGGGTGCGCTCGGCAACACTCGACTTCTACAAGGCAACCAAGGTTGGCCCAACGCAGCTTGTGGATACCGATATTGTCAGAGTCGATCCGACCCTCGATGCGATCGTGTCATCAGATGCCAA
Encoded here:
- a CDS encoding heme-binding protein; translation: MKHILAFAAGITVLGMAALLQAESVSDKRGLTLEGAKKVIAATVAEAKRVNAPGGSIAIVDDGGNLLAVERLDQTFAASANIAIGKARTSALFKKPTKVFEDAIKGGRTSMVTLGSDLQNFTPLQGGIPLEWEGKVVGAIGVSGAVSAQQDEELAIVGAKSLDNMEIAGMTNGHTPLSVTYIESDKVSASFAKGAVLVGEDENMMHAARNYMVHASHRDKAGVVEVHELDTDIVYVLKGSAELITGGTPVGSKTIAPHEFRAPTVTGGEARRLVPGDVVIIPNGVPHWFKEVEAPFDYYVVKVR